A single Tamandua tetradactyla isolate mTamTet1 chromosome X, mTamTet1.pri, whole genome shotgun sequence DNA region contains:
- the LOC143671952 gene encoding LOW QUALITY PROTEIN: protein SET-like (The sequence of the model RefSeq protein was modified relative to this genomic sequence to represent the inferred CDS: substituted 2 bases at 2 genomic stop codons), which produces MGKRDGKRSRATALRQPQPGGRQGGEGKEPSAMATARAGGETKYSFDELAARRRWKGRRLGENEQRARSWSVREGAEPPARQLLSPSLPPLRKQEPPAGAGTLPQPLPRRQAARAARARGRECKRRGEEAAGPSELQRLWLEGKPPARPLRLPFSPLPPPPPPTPDRGAAPCRRPAAKVSKKELSSNHYGADETSXKEQQEAIEHIDEGQTEIDRLNEQASEEIVKVEQKYNKLRQPFLQKRSELIAHTPNFGVTTFVNHPQVSALLGEEEDEALHYLTRVXVTEFEDIKSGYRIDFYFDENPSFENKVLCKEFHLNESGDPSSKSTEIEWKSGKDLTKRLSQTQNKASRKKQQEEAESCLTWFTDHSDAGADELGEVIKDDIWPNPLQYYLVPDMDDEEREGEEDDDDDEEEEGLQATDEEGNEDEGEEDEDDEGEEGEEDEGEDD; this is translated from the exons ATGGGTAAACGGGATGGAAAGAGGAGCCGCGCAACAGCGCTGCGGCAGCCTCAGCCTGGCGGACGCCAGGGAGGGGAGGGCAAGGAGCCTTCAGCAATGGCGACGGCCAGGGCCGGAGGGGAAACTAAATACAGTTTTGATGAG ctCGCAGCGAGGAGGAGGTGGAAGGGGAGGCGGCTCGGGGAGAACGAGCAGCGAGCTAGATCGTGGAGCGTGAGGGAGGGAGCCGAGCCGCCTGCCCGCCAGCTTCTGTCGCCGTCGCTGCCTCCCCTCCGTAAGCAGGAGCCCCCAGCCGGGGCCGgcaccctgccccagcccctccctcgCCGTCAGGCCGCGAGGGCAGCGAGAGCGAGGGGGAGGGAGTGCAAGCGCCGGGGGGAGGAGGCGGCGGGACCGAGTGAGCTCCAGCGCTTGTGGCTTGAGGGGAAGCCGCCTGCCCGCCCCCTTcgccttcccttctctcccctccccccacccccaccccccacccccgaccgCGGAGCTGCACCGTGTCGGCGCCCGGCGGCAAAAGTCAGTAAAAAGGAGCTCAGCTCCAACCACTACGGGGCCGACGAGACCTCATAAAAAGAACAGCAGGAAGCAATTGAACATATTGATGAAGGACAAACTGAAATAGACAGACTTAATGAACAAGCCAGTGAGGAGATTGTGAAAGTAGAACAGAAATACAATAAACTCCGACAACCATTCCTTCAGAAGAGGTCAGAATTGATCGCCCATACCCCCAATTTTGGGGTAACAACATTTGTTAACCATCCACAAGTGTCTGCATTGCTTGGGGAGGAAGAGGACGAGGCACTGCATTATTTGACAAGAGTTTAAGTGACAGAGTTTGAGGATATTAAATcaggttacagaatagatttttattttgatgaaaatccTTCCTTCGAAAATAAAGTTCTCTGCAAAGAATTTCATCTGAATGAGAGTGGTGATCCATCCTCAAAGTCAACTGAAATCGAATGGAAATCTGGAAAGGATTTGACCAAACGTTTAAGTCAAACACAGAATAAAGCCAGCAGGAAGAAGCAGCAGGAAGAAGCAGAGAGCTGTCTTACCTGGTTTACTGACCATTCTGATGCAGGTGCAGATGAGTTAGGAGAAGTCATCAAAGATGATATTTGGCCAAATCCATTACAATACTATTTGGTTCCTGATATGGATgatgaagaaagggaaggagaagaaga